Genomic segment of Paenibacillaceae bacterium GAS479:
AAAGGGGGAAAACCTAGTAGTCCCTCGCGCATCCTAGCTTATATCATTGCTGGTCATCATGCTGGCTTGGCTGACTATGGTACGGACGCCGCAGATGAACGCAAGTTAGCTAGAAGGTTGAAAAAACCCATTTGCTCCTTTGAAGAAAATTTTATGAACCATTTTCCTGATTTAAAGTTGGAGCCATTAGCTATTCCTATTAAAAATGGCTTTCACCACGGACTTCAGTTCTCCCTGTTTACACGTATGTTGTTCTCCTGCCTTGTTGATGCGGATTCCCTCGACACTGAGAAGTACACAGATCTTAAACAACACGAATTGCGTGGACATAACGTCTCGTTGTCTGAGCTCCTAGAGCGTTACCATCTACATATGAACCAATTTCTTCCCCCAGCTAGATCAATCGATAAGCTAAGAACGGAACTGCTCACTGAAGTGTTGGCTCAAGCGGGCGGTCCACCAGGACTATACAGTCTGACCCTTCCGACCGGGAGTGGTAAAACTCTGCTGTCCCTGGGATTTGCTTTGGAGCACGCAGCTCATAATCCCAGTATGCGTCGGATCGTTTTTGTCATCCCGTATACGAGCATTATCGAGCAGAATGCCAATGTGTACCGGGAGGTGCTAGGCAGCGATATTGTTTTGGAGCATCATTCCAATGTCCAATTGGATGCCAATGAAGATTTAGAAAAGGTGGATGAATCCAGGAAAGTTAAAAAGAAACTTGAGTTGGCTGCGGAGAACTGGGATTCACCTGTAGTCGTAACGACGAACGTCCAGTTTTTTGAATCACTTTTTTCAAATAAAAGATCTCGATGCCGCAAACTGCATAATTTGGCAAACAGCATTATCGTGCTGGACGAAGCTCAGATGATGAATGGGGAGTTTTTCAAGCCGTGCTTACACGCGCTTGAGGAGCTAAGCCGCAACTATGGGGTGACCGTAGTACTCAGTACAGCTACCCAACCTTCGGTGCACTCTCTTTTTGATCAAACGAAAATGAACTTGCACATTCAAGAGATTGTAAATGATGTACCGCGACGATTTGAGCAATTCCGCCGGGTTCGCCTTGAGATGTTAGGCAAGATTGAACTAGTTGAACTAGCGGGACGCATGAGTAGCGTGAATCAGTCTCTTTGTATTGTAAATACACGCAAGGCAGCGCGTGAACTATTTGAACAGCTTCAGGCTGAAGAGGTGGATCATGAAGCCATATTCCATTTAAGCGCCCGAATGTGCCCCAAACATAGGCTTTCCAAGTTGAAGCAAATACGTGATCGTCTTGATAACAGCCAGCGCTGCCTACTGGTCAGTACTCAGCTTATCGAATGCGGCGTCGATGTGGACTTTCCCGTCGTTTATCGTGAGCTCGCCGGTATGGATTCTATAGCCCAGGCTGCCGGTAGATGCAATCGGAATGGAAAAAGCCCGCTGGAAACGACTTTTGTATTTGAAACCGAGCAGACTCCCAAGCAAGGCTGGTTTGGCATTACAGCTAGCGTGTCGCGGCAAATTCTTGATCGTTTTTCCTTTGATCCACTTTCTCTTGAAGCAATGAGAGCCTATTTTGACGAGCTGTATGCCCATCAAACTTTGGGCAGAGGGGCGGCGGGGGCCGTTGACCAAACGGACCAATATGACATTCTTGGATTGCTGCAGAAACAGTTCATGACACTTGAATTTCCCTTTGAGGAAGTGGCGCAGCAGTTTGAACTGATTCAGACAGCAGCTCGACCTGTTCTGATTCCTTATGACGACACAGCTGAAAAAGCAATCCAGTCACTTGAATATGCCACAGAAATCAAAGGCATTATGCGAAAGCTTCAGCCTTATGTTGTACAGCTTTATCCGCAGGAATTTGCCGCTTTCAAAAAGGCTGGGGAACTGACAGAAGTTAGAGAGAACATATTTGTGCTGCATAACCCAGAACGGTGGTACCGGGAGGATATTGGGATTAGGCCGTTTGAGGAGCAGTATCATGCGGCGGAGGTTTATGTGTTCTAGCCATCATTCAAGTAAAGGAGCCAACCCAATGGGCTATGGAATCAGGCTGCATGTATGGGGCGATTATGCCTGTTTTACCCGCCCCGAGATGAAGATTGAGCGGGTCAGCTACGATGTTATGACGCCGTCTGCCGCGCGCGGTATTTTAGAAGCGCTTCACTGGAAGCCCGCCATTCGGTGGGTGGTGGATCGAATCGGTGTTCTGAATGAGATTCGCTTTGAAACGATTCGTCGCAATGAGGTCAAAGGCAAGATTACAACGTCCAGCATTAAAGCAGCCATTAATGGTAAATCAATTTCACTTGCGCAGGTCGTAACGGAAGATCGACAGCAACGAGCGACGCTTATGCTCAAGCAGCCTGTTTATATTATTGAAGCTCATTTTGAAATGACTTCAAATGCAGGTCCCGAGGATAATCCGGAAAAACATTATAATATCTTTCTACGTCGGGCAAGGGCAGGGCAATGTTTCCATCGGCCGTACTTGGGATGTCGGGAGTTCGCAGCCCAATTTCAGCTTATTGAAGAGGGAGAGGCCGAGCCAGTAAGCTTTTACAAGGAGAAAGAGGACAAGGATCTCGGCTGGATGTTGCACGACATCGACTTTAAGCATGAGATGACTCCTCGTTTTTTCCGCGCCACGATGAGTAAGGGCTGGATCGACGTCCCAACCTTTAAGGAAGGAGTGTGATTAACATTGATAATCCAGGCACTGCACCAACGTTATCTGGACCTAGCCGCTGATCCGGACTCCGGCGTGAGTCCTCTGTATTTTAGCTCAGGGAAGGCAACTTATCTACTGACCCTTAGCCGCGAAGGCGAGCTGATGAATGTCCAGGACATTCGCCTGGAAGAGGGGAAAAAGAAGCGTCCCCGCATCTTTATTGTTCCGGAGCAGAAAAGTCGTGCGAGCAACATTTTTGCGTATTTCCTATGTGACAAAGCGGAATACATTCTAGGCCATCACCCCATTCTGCCAAGCGATCAAGAAACCGAAAAGAAGCGCTCGGATGCAAGAGAGAAATTTGAAGAGGGGCGGAAGCTTGCTCGCAAAGTATTGAAGCAAGCAGAATTTCCTTTGGCTTTAGCGTTGCTGCGTTTCTACGATGCTTGGGATCCGGATGCCGTCCGGAAACATCCGACTTTGCAGCCATTCATGGAGAATCTGGATAAAGGCATCGATACTAACATGATTTTTTGTCTGGAGTCGGCAACAGCCCTGCTTCATGAGGAGCGGGAGATTAGTGATGCGTGGGTTCACTACTGCGCAGAGCTGGAGTCGGCAACAGAATATAAGGCTCAATGTTTGCTGACTGGCCAAGTGACAGCCATTGCCCGATTGCATGACAAAATCAAAGGCGTTCGCGGAGCACTAGCTGCTGGAGCTTCTCTTGTTTCTTTTAATTTTCCTTCCGCAGAATCCTATGGAAAAGAGAAAAGTTATAACTCTCCTGTCAGCAAAACGGCCGTTTTTGGCTACATAACGGCGCTGAATCATCTTTTAGCTTCAGCACGGAACCGAACCTGGATCGGTGATATGACGATTGTGTTCTGGTCAGGTGCTGTGGGGGCGGAAGAACTAGAGTCGTTTTTAATAGGATTTGTGGAGCAGAATCAGACGCCGAAAGAGGACGGGTGGCTCACGCAGCAGCTTGAAGACGTTTTAGAACGGGCCCGGAAAGGACAGAAGCTTGAGAATGACATGATTCCAGGTGGAGAAACACCATTTTATGTACTTGGCCTTGCACCCAATAATGGGCGGGTTGCGGTGCGCTTTTTCTGGCAAGGGAATTTCGGCGATCTCGTTCAAAAACTGGCACAGCATGCAGCAGATCTGGAAATGGCCGGAATGGAGGAACGCTACAACAGAGGTATTCCATCTATTTATCAAATTTTGTCGGAGACGATGCGTGTTGGAGGAGACGGCAAAAAAGTTGGCGACGGACCACCGCCGCTGCTAGGGGGAGCCCTTATGCGATCGGTAATCCAGGGTATGGCGTACCCATTCTCTCTCTATAATTTGATCATCAACCGCATCCGGGCCGATGGTATCGTAAATGGGCTTCGCGCAAGCATTCTCAAGGCATACTTAAATCGTTATCGGCGAATCAATCGAGACAATGCAAATATAAGGGAGGAGTTGACGGACATGCTCGACGAACAGGCGCAAGAGCCGGCATATCGGCTTGGAAGGTTGTTTGCAGTATTGGAAAAGGCACAGCAGGAGGCAGCTAGCGGCAAGCTGAACGCCACCATTAAGGATCGGTATTTCAGCTCGGCTTCTTCCAATCCTGCTGCTGTATTTCCAATTTTGCTCCGGCTGGCCCAGCATCATATGAGCAAATCTAAATATGGAGATTTTAGAGATAGAGATCTAACAGAGATTATGCAAGGGTTGGATACATTTCCGACTAATTTGGATCTGCAGAGACAGGGCATATTCGTAATTGGATATTACCATCAAAAGCACTACATGTTCGAGCAAATAAAGGCGGCTGCGGATTCCAAGAAGGAAGCCGCTGCAGCCAGTGCTATGGAAACGAAAGAAGTTTAGATTGCGATCATTTACCATTAATTAATGGATCGGCATTCATTTTAAATACGAAAGGTGAGATCACGATGTCCGTTGCACAAAGTGAATTGAAAGCCGCGCTTTCCGAGCAAAATCTGCTAGCTAAACGTATTGAATTCTCCTTGTTTTTTGAGGTTACCAACGGAAATCCCAATGGCGATCCTGATGCAGGCAACATGCCGCGCATTGATCCGGAAACGGGTTATGGCATCGTTACGGATGTATGCTTGAAGCGCAAGGTTCGAAATTACATTGAACTGACTCGCGAAGGTGAAGAGGGTTTCAACATTTATGTTACTGAGGGCGGCGTGCTGAATGAGCAGCACCGCAAAGCCTACAAGGCGGTGCGCCCGGATGACGCGGCAACCAAGGAATTGAAACCTAAGGATGCCCAGGAAGCTGCACAGCTGACAGCCTGGATGTGTGGTAATTTCTATGATGTGCGGACCTTCGGCGCCGTCATGACTACCAAGGTAAACACTGGTCAGGTGAGGGGGCCTGTCCAATTCACCTTTGCTCGAAGCCTGGACCCGATCTTTGCTCAGGAAGTGACGATTACCCGCCAAGCGGTTACCCAAGAGGGAGCGGACAAAGATCGCGAGATGGGACGCAAACATGTGGTTCCTTATGCTCTTTACCGCATGGATGGGTACATTTCAGCCTATCTGGCTCAAAAGACAGCTTTCAGCGAAGCGGACCTAGAAGTGCTGATGGAGGCTTTGGCCAACCTGTTCGAGCATGATCGCTCGGCCTCTCGCGGCCAGATGGCGGTCCGCAAGCTGGTGGTGTTCGAACATAGCAACAAGCTGGGCAATGCGCCGGCACATCAATTGTTCGACCTGGTGACGGCGAAGAAAACAGTGGATGGTCCAGCTCGTTCTTTCCAAGATTACCGCATTGAGCTGCAGTCGGATGGAGTTCCAAGTGGCGTAACCTTGATCGAACGTATCTAGATGAATCCATACGATCAACGAGCAGCCGCTACGAGTTATGAGGAAGAGGACATGCTGATGCTGTCGGGTATTCAGCATTATGCCTTTTGCGTCAGGCAGTGGGGATTGATCCATATCGAGCAGCAATGGGCGGATAATGTTCTGACTTATGAAGGAACGATGATGCATAAACGTGCCGACGATGCGTACAGCAGTGAGCTGAGGGGGGATGTGCTCATTACGAGAGCCATGCCGCTCGTATCCTCTTCACTTGGCTTGTATGGAGTAGCGGACATTGTCGAGTTTCATGCCGTGCCTGAAGCAACCGAGTCGGATAAAGTGCGTTTGAAGGGACGCAAGGGCTGGTGGTTGCCTTATCCGGTGGAGTACAAACGGGGAAGTCCGAAAAAAGGGAATTGCGATGAGGTGCAGCTATGCGCACAAGCTATCGCCCTAGAGGAAATGTTCGGTGTAAACGTAGCAGAAGGTGCGCTTTTTTATGGAGAACGAGAACGCCGGGTGAGCGTTATGTTTCATGAGACGCTCCGTGGGCAGGTGCGCGAATTGGCTGTGGCAATGCACCGGGATTATAGGGAAGGTAGAACGGCAATAGCCGAGAATGCTCCCAAGTGTAAAAGCTGCTCATTGGAGTCGATATGCCAGCCTAAAATAGGACGGGCTGCGGAAATGTATTTGAAGGATTTTCTGCTTGCTGATTAAGGCTCCGGGAGGTTGAGTGTCATGCGCAAGCTGCTGAACACCTTGTACATTACAGCTCCTGACAGTTATTTGGGGCGTGAAGGAGAAAGCGTAGTTGTTCGCAAAGAAGATCAGACTCCGGTTAAGATTCCGGTGCATAATCTGGAAAGCATCGTCATGTTCAGCCACGCGGGAGCTAGCCCGTCGTTGATGCATCTATGTATGGAGAGAGGGGTGACCCTCTCTTTTTTGCAGGAAAATGGAAGGTATATGGGCAGTGTTGTCGGCCCTGTAAAAGGCAATGTGCTGCTCCGACGCAAGCAGTATCGGATGGCGGATAACTCCGAGGGGGCGGCGCTCGCCGGACGTTTTATACTTGGGAAGCTGGCCAATGCGAGAGCGGTGCTGAATCGGGCGTTAAGGGATCATGAAGGAGCAATCCAGGCAGAAAAAGTGGCCAAAGAAGCAGATTTTCTTAAACGCTACATGAGGCGTACGCTGGCTTGCGATACGCTGGATGAGCTTAGAGGCGTGGAGGGTGAAGCTGCACGGCGTTATTTCTCGGCCTATCATGAGCTGATTCTAGCGGATCGAGAGCATTTCTATATGAGAGGGAGAAACCGGCGGCCTCCTCTCGATCGGGTGAATGCATTGTTATCCTATTTGTACGCGCTGCTGCGAACGGATGTGCAATCGGCGCTGGAGACAGTTGGTCTGGATCCCGCAGTCGGTTTCCTGCATCGTGATCGGCCCGGTCGTCCTAGCCTCGCACTGGATCTGATGGAGGAACTGCGTTGTTACATGGTGGACCGGCTCGTACTTAGCCTGATTAATCGTAAACAAATTAATTCTAAGCAGTTTTTGATCAAGGAAAATGGGGCTGTTCTACTGAAGCCAGACTTGAAAAAAGAAGTCGTTACGGCATGGCAAACACGTAAGCGAGAAGAGATTCGGCATCCTTTTTTAAAAGAGAAAATACCGATTGGGCTGCTGCCTTATGCACAGGCTATGTTATTGGCGAGATATATCCGGGGCGATCTGGACGGGTACCCTCCATTCGTGTGGAAGTGAGGCGAAGATCGGCCGATGATGGTACTTGTGACGTATGACGTGGAAACGACGACCCCAGAAGGGCGACGCAGGCTACGGCAGGTGGCGAAACATTGCCAAAGCTATGGCCAGCGAGTTCAGAATTCGGTATTTGAGTGTCTTGTAGATCCGGTCCAGTTCAAGCATTTGAGAGCTTTGTTGGAGAAGGCTATTGATCCTCGCAAGGACAGTTTGCGGTACTATATGTTAGGGAGCAACTGGAAACGAAGAGTGGAGCATATTGGGGCTAAGGAAACATATGATCCGGAAGGGCTGCTTTTTATTGATTAACTGCTGCAGATTGGAAGGGACAGGGAGCTGGAATTTGAGGAACAGGGCGAGTAGCGGAGGGAAGATGGAGTAGGGCCCATCGAAGTGTGGTGCGAACCCCAAGCTCACATGAAAACCCCGGGAGGTTCGCACCTCAGGTGGAATATGGGATTTCGAGGAATTTAAGCGTTTTTGGATAGGGAGTGAGCGTTACAGTTTCGAGGTTCGCACTTTTGGGCTGAAAAACCCAGGTGTGGCAAGGGTTTTTCGGGTGTGCTGTCGCTCCCCGTGCGGGAGCGTGGATTGAAACAATGTGATATCCCATACCTGGTGCACCGTCATACAGTCGCTCCCCGTGCGGGAGCGTGGATTGAAACACTCGGTTGTTTGGTCAGAACGGACTTGGTATCTGTCGCTCCCCGTGCGGGAGCGTGGATTGAAACTTCGTCCCATGCTTCGAAGAATGAACGGTCAATGTCGCTCCCCGTGCGGGAGCGTGGATTGAAACTTAAGTTGGCTGGGCTCAACACATCTCTTACCCGTCGCTCCCCGTGCGGGAGCGTGGATTGAAACTGTGGAGCTTAGCGGGGAAATGGAAGAAATGGTGTCGCTCCCCGTGCGGGAGCGTGGATTGAAACAGTTACCATAGCCGGAGTAGGTGTAGGTGTAGGTGGTCGCTCCCCGTGCGGGAGCGTGGATTGAAACCACTGAGAAAATCAACGTGGCGACATGTGGATCGTCGCTCCCCGTGCGGGAGCGTGGATTGAAACTTCATGCCTCTTCCACCTCTCCCAAATAAAGAAGTCGCTCCCCGTGCGGGAGCGTGGATTGAAACTTTTTTGTCCCCCAATTAACTTTTAGCTATATTGTCGCTCCCCGTGCGGGAGCGTGGATTGAAACCACAAGCTGCAGCAGCAGCGCCGCTTGGTCTTGGTCGCTCCCCGTGCGGGAGCGTGGATTGAAACCCTAACTCCTATTCATTTGAATCAAAAGTACTTTGTCGCTCCCCGTGCGGGAGCGTGGATTGAAACTTTAAGAAGCTTTGCTTGTACTGGACTGAGCCTAGTCGCTCCCCGTGCGGGAGCGTGGATTGAAACCCGCCGTCCCGAGACAACTCCACCTGCACGTCCTCGTCGCTCCCCGTGCGGGAGCGTGGATTGAAACGGCATTAACATATCATGCAAGACATCGACAACATCGTCGCTCCCCGTGCGGGAGCGTGGATTGAAACAACTTGATGGTAACACGTTGATTGACACGCCTGCCGTCGCTCCCCGTGCGGGAGCGTGGATTGAAACACCATTGCTCCGGTTCTTCGTCCCATGCTTCGAAGTCGCTCCCCGTGCGGGAGCGTGGATTGAAACCTCATAGCCTTTAATAAGGGCTTGCAGCGAATCGTCGCTCCCCGTGCGGGAGCGTGGATTGAAACAGTGCGCCTGTAGCTAGGTTAGACTGCGTACCGCGTCGCTCCCCGTGCGGGAGCGTGGATTGAAACACCCTTTAAAAAGTATACCGTTGCCGTACGGGCTAGTCGCTCCCCGTGCGGGAGCGTGGATTGAAACCACCAGCGCGTCCATGTAGTTGTTACCCTCGGGGTCGCTCCCCGTGCGGGAGCGTGGATTGAAACACTTGGCAAGGGAGGTTGAGTACGTTGGATGATGTCGCTCCCCGTGCGGGAGCGTGGATTGAAACATCGTTACATCCTCCTTGTATGGGGAGACTGAGCCGTCGCTCCCCGTGCGGGAGCGTGGATTGAAACGCGAAGGTTGTCGCAAAACATACGCAACACGTTTCGTCGCTCCCCGTGCGGGAGCGTGGATTGAAACATGAAGAAAAGGGTAGGAGTTTATGTTACCTCGGTCGCTCCCCGTGCGGGAGCGTGGATTGAAACGCCTTTACCTCTATTTTGCGCGGATTGACTCCATATTGGACGTCAAAGTCGCTCCCCGTGCGGGAGCGTGGATTGAAACGCCTTTACCTCTATGGCTGCTACTCCAGGTGCAAACGTCGCTCCCCGTGCGGGAGCGTGGATTGAAACACGTTTTCATGTACAAGTCTTGCAACACTTGTTCCGTCGCTCCCCGTGCGGGAGCGTGGATTGAAACACCGTTCGAAACCTCGCGCTTTGGACTCGCCAAGTCGCTCCCCGTGCGGGAGCGTGGATTGAAACTGTATCGTTTCATACTTGTTGTCGCATCCTTAAGTCGCTCCCCGTGCGGGAGCGTGGATTGAAACTTCGCCATCCGGTATCACCCCATGCTGGATGTAGTGTCGCTCCCCGTGCGGGAGCGTGGATTGAAACATCCGTACCGGAGCCATGCCAGCAGATCGCGACCGTCGCTCCCCGTGCGGGAGCGTGGATTGAAACTGGTAGGCTGTCATAATCTAAAGAGTTAAAATCCGGTCGCTCCCCGTGCGGGAGCGTGGATTGAAACCTCCAAAATGTCCCGTATTACTCGAACATCCCCTTGTCGCTCCCCGTGCGGGAGCGTGGATTGAAACTATTTCGTTTGCCTCAATTCTCATGAGCCTTTCCGTCGCTCCCCGTGCGGGAGCGTGGATTGAAACTGCCCTTGGGGGCTAGGACTCTCTGCTGCCCATGGTCGCTCCCCGTGCGGGAGCGTGGATTGAAACAACAAGGCGGTGAGTCGCCCTCGAATCGCCTGTATGGTCGCTCCCCGTGCGGGAGCGTGGATTGAAACGGGAAAACAGCATGCGATTGGAAAGCAACTGAAGTCGCTCCCCGTGCGGGAGCGTGGATTGAAACTCGCGCCGATTGGCCGATTTCAGAGCGCGCAGCAGTCGCTCCCCGTGCGGGAGCGTGGATTGAAACATGCAACGCGAAGACCGTAACGGCTCATGGCTTGGTCGCTCCCCGTGCGGGAGCGTGGATTGAAACACAACCAGGAATCATACATAAATCCAACATCGCGGGTCGCTCCCCGTGCGGGAGCGTGGATTGAAACCATGCGGATCTAGGGCTCATTCTGGCCGGCGAGGTCGCTCCCCGTGCGGGAGCGTGGATTGAAACAGATTCCGGGTGTGCAGCGATATGTTAAGTTGCTAAAAGTCGCTCCCCGTGCGGGAGCGTGGATTGAAACAGATTGCTGAATGATAAAATTCATAGCTTTCACTGTCGCTCCCCGTGCGGGAGCGTGGATTGAAACCAGTAGGAACATCGAATAAAGTACCTCTGTATGGTCGCTCCCCGTGCGGGAGCGTGGATTGAAACGGCTTCATGTCTTCCTCCCTCGCTGGGCATCATAGTCGCTCCCCGTGCGGGAGCGTGGATTGAAACATCATAAACCACATCAATTTCGGAGTATAAATAGTCGCTCCCCGTGCGGGAGCGTGGATTGAAACCGCTTAATCACGACGAGCAAACGCATTTGACGGAGGTCGCTCCCCGTGCGGGAGCGTGGATTGAAACTACAATGGCCCGCTCTTTTTCTTCGCGTACTTTGTCGCTCCCCGTGCGGGAGCGTGGATTGAAACCGCTGGAAAGACGAGGAGCTTTTCCGCGGCACGGGTCGCTCCCCGTGCGGGAACGTGGATTGAAACACAACCAGATCCCGTATGCCAACATCACGGTTCCGTCGCTCCCCGTGCGGGAGCGTGGATTGAAACATCGATACATAAACGGAGCTATCTTGAAGCTTTGTCGCTCCCCGTGCGGGAGCGTGGATTGAAACCTCGTTGAGCTGGGCGATAAGGATGACGCAAGGTCGCTCCCCGTGCGGGAGCGTGGATTGAAACCTCGGTCGCCTCCGCATAGTCAGCTTTGACAGCGGTCGCTCCCCGTGCGGGAGCGTGGATTGAAACGTGTTGCGGATCTTCTGGTGTCCGTTTGGTGCCGTCGCTCCCCGTGCGGGAGCGTGGATTGAAACATTATACGTACATTTTTTTGGTTGCATTATCCCGTCGCTCCCCGTGCGGGAGCGTGGATTGAAACACCTTTTCGAGCTGCTCCGCTTTGGCGTAACCGTGTGTCGCTCCCCGTGCGGGAGCGTGGATTGAAACTCCAGAATGGTCAGCAGCTCACTCTCGAAGCCTCGTCGCTCCCCGTGCGGGAGCGTGGATTGAAACCTCATTGCTCGGCGGGATGGCAGCCCGATCGAATGGTCGCTCCCCGTGCGGGAGCGTGGATTGAAACAACTCCTGTTAACGTTCGTTAACACGATCATACTAGTCGCTCCCCGTGCGGGAGCGTGGATTGAAACATCCGTTGTCGAATGCCCATGTACTCACAAACCATGTCGCTCCCCGTGCGGGAGCGTGGATTGAAACAAATTCTCCAAGCTTTTGATTCATGATTGCTCTTGTCGCTCCCCGTGCGGGAGCGTGGATTGAAACCATATTATCGGTCCATGCACAGGCGGCCATATCTGTCGCTCCCCGTGCGGGAGCGTGGATTGAAACATCGACTCCGGCGGTCACTACACAGGCAGTGTGGTCGCTCCCCGTGCGGGAGCGTGGATTGAAACTGTTGGAGGGTGCGGCGATCACAGACGCACCAAGTCGCTCCCCGTGCGGGAGCGTGGATTGAAACTCAAAGACTTTGGGATGCTCGTCGGCAAGGTGCCGGTCGCTCCCCGTGCGGGAGCGTGGATTGAAACAAGCTTGTGTAACTCAGATAGCCCAGTGTCTTCTATTCGCTCCCCGTGCGGGAGCGTGGATTGAAACTTCCCTTATAGCAACAGCGGCAATCGCGGTGTCGGTCGCTCCCCGTGCGGGAGCGTGGATTGAAACGGCGGATTGAGTCGGGTTGATTATGGCGGGTCGGTCGCTCCCCGTTCGGGAGCGTGGATTGAAACGCTTCCTACTAATGATACTAAGCCATCCTTTTTAGTGTCGCTCCCCGTGCGGGAGCGTGGATTGAAACTCCTCTTGCCCGGCTCCTTGATGAGCCTGCGGCGTCGCTCCCCGTGCGGGAGCGTGGATTGAAACCCGAGCGTAACTCTCGATGCTATCTGCAATCTCCCGTCGCTCCCCGTGCGGGAGCGTGGATTGAAACCTCTGTCGTCTCCTGCATGACGTAGACGGGAAGGTCGCTCCCCGTGCGGGAGCGTGGATTGAAACTCCAGCTACTTCCATCCTGTTTCTTACATGAAGGAGTCGCTCCCCGTGCGGGAGCGTGGATTGAAACACCTCCCCTCAATTAATTGCGCCCATCTGGGCGTCGCTCCCCGTGCGGGAGCGTGGATTGAAACGCTCAGCTGCCGCGATGTGAGGCACGGTATCGTGTCGCTCCCCGTGCGGGAGCGTGGATTGAAACCACGGACGGTGTCAAGTGGTATACGGCCTTTGAGTCGCTCCCCGTGCGGGAGCGTGGATTGAAACTGGTATTACTCTAAGCGAAAGGGGCAATTCAAATTGGTCGCTCCCCGTGCGGGAGCGTGGATTGAAACCAGGCTCAGCAAGCCGTATCCCCGTAAAGGCTGCGTCGCTCCCCGTGCGGGAGCGTGGATTGAAACATTATAGCGTTCGTCACTGAATACAAGAACTATCCGTCGCTCCCCGTGCGGGAGCGTGGATTGAAACAATAGACATTGGAGGAATCGATAATGACTAGCGTAGTCGCTCCCCGTGCGGGAGTGTGGATTTAAATAATGCCACATGGAAGAGTACTTGAATAATGGAGGCGCTCCCCCTCCGGGAGCTTGAATCAATACCAAGGACACGCCTTGTTGTCCCGAGCATAAAAACCCACCAGGAAGCCGAGCTCTGAGCGGCTTCCTGGTGGGTTTTTCGGGTAGGTAAACATTTCAAAATGTTGCTCGTCACCTAGCTCCATCTTCAAACAGCAGCGCTAGGAGTGGAAGCCGCTTCAGTGTTCTTCTGAATCAGAGCATCTTGAGGCTCGAACTGGTTCTCGCTCTTGGCGATGACCACGGTAGCAACGGAGTTGCCGATAAGGTTCGTAATCGCTCGAGCTTCGGACATGAAGCGGTC
This window contains:
- a CDS encoding CRISPR-associated helicase, Cas3 family; translation: MYYAHRTEGSDRSEWQLLTAHLEQVGELSEKFASQFNAAPWGKLAGMLHDAGKFSKEFQKRLEGNPIPVDHATAGAQFIYNAWTKGGKPSSPSRILAYIIAGHHAGLADYGTDAADERKLARRLKKPICSFEENFMNHFPDLKLEPLAIPIKNGFHHGLQFSLFTRMLFSCLVDADSLDTEKYTDLKQHELRGHNVSLSELLERYHLHMNQFLPPARSIDKLRTELLTEVLAQAGGPPGLYSLTLPTGSGKTLLSLGFALEHAAHNPSMRRIVFVIPYTSIIEQNANVYREVLGSDIVLEHHSNVQLDANEDLEKVDESRKVKKKLELAAENWDSPVVVTTNVQFFESLFSNKRSRCRKLHNLANSIIVLDEAQMMNGEFFKPCLHALEELSRNYGVTVVLSTATQPSVHSLFDQTKMNLHIQEIVNDVPRRFEQFRRVRLEMLGKIELVELAGRMSSVNQSLCIVNTRKAARELFEQLQAEEVDHEAIFHLSARMCPKHRLSKLKQIRDRLDNSQRCLLVSTQLIECGVDVDFPVVYRELAGMDSIAQAAGRCNRNGKSPLETTFVFETEQTPKQGWFGITASVSRQILDRFSFDPLSLEAMRAYFDELYAHQTLGRGAAGAVDQTDQYDILGLLQKQFMTLEFPFEEVAQQFELIQTAARPVLIPYDDTAEKAIQSLEYATEIKGIMRKLQPYVVQLYPQEFAAFKKAGELTEVRENIFVLHNPERWYREDIGIRPFEEQYHAAEVYVF
- a CDS encoding CRISPR-associated protein, Cas5d family, yielding MGYGIRLHVWGDYACFTRPEMKIERVSYDVMTPSAARGILEALHWKPAIRWVVDRIGVLNEIRFETIRRNEVKGKITTSSIKAAINGKSISLAQVVTEDRQQRATLMLKQPVYIIEAHFEMTSNAGPEDNPEKHYNIFLRRARAGQCFHRPYLGCREFAAQFQLIEEGEAEPVSFYKEKEDKDLGWMLHDIDFKHEMTPRFFRATMSKGWIDVPTFKEGV
- a CDS encoding CRISPR-associated protein, Csd1 family, encoding MIIQALHQRYLDLAADPDSGVSPLYFSSGKATYLLTLSREGELMNVQDIRLEEGKKKRPRIFIVPEQKSRASNIFAYFLCDKAEYILGHHPILPSDQETEKKRSDAREKFEEGRKLARKVLKQAEFPLALALLRFYDAWDPDAVRKHPTLQPFMENLDKGIDTNMIFCLESATALLHEEREISDAWVHYCAELESATEYKAQCLLTGQVTAIARLHDKIKGVRGALAAGASLVSFNFPSAESYGKEKSYNSPVSKTAVFGYITALNHLLASARNRTWIGDMTIVFWSGAVGAEELESFLIGFVEQNQTPKEDGWLTQQLEDVLERARKGQKLENDMIPGGETPFYVLGLAPNNGRVAVRFFWQGNFGDLVQKLAQHAADLEMAGMEERYNRGIPSIYQILSETMRVGGDGKKVGDGPPPLLGGALMRSVIQGMAYPFSLYNLIINRIRADGIVNGLRASILKAYLNRYRRINRDNANIREELTDMLDEQAQEPAYRLGRLFAVLEKAQQEAASGKLNATIKDRYFSSASSNPAAVFPILLRLAQHHMSKSKYGDFRDRDLTEIMQGLDTFPTNLDLQRQGIFVIGYYHQKHYMFEQIKAAADSKKEAAAASAMETKEV
- a CDS encoding CRISPR-associated protein, Csd2 family; amino-acid sequence: MSVAQSELKAALSEQNLLAKRIEFSLFFEVTNGNPNGDPDAGNMPRIDPETGYGIVTDVCLKRKVRNYIELTREGEEGFNIYVTEGGVLNEQHRKAYKAVRPDDAATKELKPKDAQEAAQLTAWMCGNFYDVRTFGAVMTTKVNTGQVRGPVQFTFARSLDPIFAQEVTITRQAVTQEGADKDREMGRKHVVPYALYRMDGYISAYLAQKTAFSEADLEVLMEALANLFEHDRSASRGQMAVRKLVVFEHSNKLGNAPAHQLFDLVTAKKTVDGPARSFQDYRIELQSDGVPSGVTLIERI
- a CDS encoding CRISPR-associated exonuclease Cas4 (manually curated): MNPYDQRAAATSYEEEDMLMLSGIQHYAFCVRQWGLIHIEQQWADNVLTYEGTMMHKRADDAYSSELRGDVLITRAMPLVSSSLGLYGVADIVEFHAVPEATESDKVRLKGRKGWWLPYPVEYKRGSPKKGNCDEVQLCAQAIALEEMFGVNVAEGALFYGERERRVSVMFHETLRGQVRELAVAMHRDYREGRTAIAENAPKCKSCSLESICQPKIGRAAEMYLKDFLLAD